A window from Cydia amplana chromosome 12, ilCydAmpl1.1, whole genome shotgun sequence encodes these proteins:
- the LOC134652670 gene encoding uncharacterized protein LOC134652670, with protein MIVDEVLEWCKCGAGTLSALPTVLWAAGAAALARRLLVIMFRRSMFRRAPYWELALQHLLFVWMVIYSVHFWVVLVRLVKLLVGVAYDEAMAALYEPEHFRSPRNKYMLEQCAVWCVSAVPLAACVRARRRPRSPPLMIWITTSPWQRRELGPHGYYLQRPPPASPAAPPRSPRRARSAPQLAQPHATRKHSKSI; from the exons ATGATTGTTGACGAG GTGTTGGAGTGGTGCAAGTGCGGCGCCGGCACTCTGTCGGCCCTACCCACCGTGCTGTGGGCGGCGGGCGCTGCGGCCCTTGCCCGGCGGCTTCTAGTCATAATGTTTAGGCGCAGCATGTTCCGGCGCGCGCCTTACTGGGAGCTCGCCCTGCAG CACTTACTGTTCGTGTGGATGGTGATCTACAGCGTGCACTTCTGGGTGGTGCTGGTGCGGCTGGTGAAGCTGCTGGTTGGCGTCGCTTACGACGAA GCCATGGCAGCACTATACGAGCCGGAGCACTTCCGCAGCCCCCGCAACAAGTACATGCTCGAACAATGCGCCGTGTGGTGCGTCAGCGCGGTGCCCCTCGCGGCCTGCGTGCGCGCCCGACGCCGCCCGCGCTCGCCGCCGCTCATGATCTG GATCACGACGTCCCCGTGGCAGCGGCGCGAGCTGGGCCCGCACGGCTACTACCTGCAGCGGCCTCCCCCCGCCtcccccgccgcgccgccccgcagcccgcgccgcgcccgcTCCGCCCCGCAGCTGGCCCAGCCCCACGCCACTCGCAAACACTCCAAGTCCATCTGA
- the LOC134652775 gene encoding probable ATP-dependent RNA helicase DDX56: MGEEKKVMFHEMELDDRIIKAIAQLAWSEPTLIQETAIPLLLEGKDVLMRARTGSGKTAAFTIPVIQKILHLNNTSKHQCIRALILSPSKELCGQIASVIADLTLKCAREVRCIDISANGDMQTQKALLSDKPDMVVATPSRALAHLKTGNMRLKEDLAMLVVDEADLVFSFGYEDEIKELLGHLPKIYQAVLASATLSDDVLSLKKIVLRNPVTLKLEEPELAAGAKLQHYHVHAEEDDKAAILYALLKLNLIRGKSIIFVRTVDRCYKLKLYLEQFKIGSCVLNSELPAAVRCLSVEQFNRGRYQIIVASDEKALEKPDGGILPLEERKPKKQASKRRRDKESGVSRGIDFRHVANVINFDFPLDVHAYVHRAGRTARGHESGSVLSFVSIREKPLMAAVEAHLSAGGKGNKVLQKYEFALEEVEGFRYRSRDAWRAVTRVAVREARLQEIKRELINCKKLQGYFSDNPAELAALRRDRALHTVRPQPQLAHVPDYLLPAALRRPEPEQPPPAPPAKRRRGNFGSARGLKHQARRSNPLRSFAVSGGKRTPAPADT; this comes from the exons gcTATAGCGCAGTTAGCGTGGTCCGAACCGACCTTGATTCAAGAAACTGCGATACCCCTGTTGTTGGAGGGGAAAGACGTCCTAATGCGTGCTCGGACGGGCTCTGGCAAGACGGCCGCCTTTACCATTCCTGTTATACAGAAGATCTTGCATCTTAATAATACCAGTAAACATCAGTGCATCCGGGCTTTAATTTTGTCACCAAGCAAGGAGCTTTGCGGGCAG ATTGCATCAGTGATAGCAGACTTGACCCTCAAATGTGCGCGAGAAGTGCGCTGTATAGACATCTCAGCCAATGGAGACATGCAGACACAGAAGGCGCTGCTGTCCGACAAGCCCGACATGGTTGTGGCAACCCCGTCAAGAGCCTTGGCGCACCTGAAGACCGGCAACATGCGGCTGAAGGAGGACCTGGCGATGCTGGTGGTGGACGAGGCAGACTTGGTGTTCTCCTTTGGCTATGAAGATGAGATCAAGGAGTTGTTGGG CCACCTGCCGAAGATCTACCAAGCGGTGCTGGCCTCGGCCACGCTGTCTGACGACGTGCTGAGCCTCAAGAAGATCGTGCTCCGCAACCCCGTCACCCTCAAGCTGGAGGAGCCCGAGCTGGCCGCGGGGGCTAAGCTGCAGCACTACCACGTGCACGCCGAGGAGGACGACAAGGCGGCCATATTGTACGCGCTGCTCAAGCTTAACTTGATTAGGGGGAAGAGTATCATCTTTGTGAGGACTGTGGATAGGTGTTATAA GCTCAAGCTGTACCTAGAGCAGTTCAAGATCGGGTCGTGCGTGCTGAACTCTGAGCTGCCGGCCGCCGTGCGGTGCCTCTCCGTGGAGCAGTTCAACCGCGGCCGGTACCAGATCATCGTGGCCTCGGACGAGAAGGCCCTGGAGAAGCCTGACGGAGGCATACTGCCACTTGAGGAGAGGAAACCCAAGAAG CAAGCGTCAAAGCGTCGCCGCGACAAAGAGTCCGGCGTGTCGCGCGGCATCGACTTCCGGCACGTGGCCAACGTCATCAACTTCGACTTCCCGCTCGACGTGCACGCGTACGTGCACCGCGCCGGCCGGACGGCGCGCGGACACGAATCG GGCTCGGTGCTGTCGTTCGTGTCCATCCGCGAGAAACCGCTCATGGCGGCCGTGGAGGCACACCTCTCCGCTGGCGGCAAAGGGAACAAAGTGCTGCA GAAATACGAGTTCGCGTTGGAGGAGGTGGAGGGTTTCCGGTACCGGTCCCGCGACGCGTGGCGAGCCGTCACCCGCGTCGCCGTGCGCGAGGCGCGCCTCCAGGAGATCAAGCGGGAGCTCATCAACTGCAAGAAGCTGCAG GGCTACTTCTCGGACAACCCGGCGGAGCTGGCGGCGCTGCGGCGCGACCGCGCGCTGCACACGGTGCGGCCGCAGCCGCAGCTGGCGCACGTGCCCGACTACCTGCTGcccgccgcgctgcgccgccCCGAGCCCGAGCAGCCCccccccgcgccgcccgccaaGAGGAGGAGGGGCAACTTCGGCAGCGCCAGGGGCCTGAAGCACCAG GCGCGCCGGAGCAACCCCCTCCGCAGTTTCGCCGTCAGCGGTGGCAAGAGGACCCCCGCCCCCGCCGACACCTAA